Genomic segment of Pangasianodon hypophthalmus isolate fPanHyp1 chromosome 22, fPanHyp1.pri, whole genome shotgun sequence:
TCTGGTTGGTATTTAAAACAAGATAAAGCCTAGGTCCTAATGAGAATACTACATATTATAAGTTTAAAAACAATACTCATTAATTGCTACTTAGTAATATAGTATgctgtttttgcagtgtgatagACAAAGACTGGTGAAATTGTTGGTTGTGTTGAAAGAGTGAGAGATATTGCACAATTCAGTGGTGAAATGAGTcagttatttcaaaatattaatattacaaagcTGTTTGTTTATTACCTAATTGTGCACTTTGACAAAAGCCAGACCACATTCACATTAAAGCTTCTGTAACAACATCCAGAGCTGAGAGTATATACATTTCCTTTCAAATGTAGCCTATACACTTCTTTCAAGGCTACACTTCTTTCGTCAAGCATTTATGAAAATGCCTACAAGTATCTGTCATGGTGATGTTACACTGAAACGTAATACGGAGgtgtcactaatgaaaaacgAACATTTGCAGCTTTTGTTTCAAGGTCCTCAGATGCAGTCGAACCGGAAAGACCTGCACACAAGTCTCATGCAGCATTTGTTTCGCAGACGGATATGTTGCTGAGCATTGGAAACCTGTAGCACTTTAATTCTACTTCAGTTTTGGTTACTTTGATTGCGCTGATCTCTGGCCAGAGTAGAAGTCTCAGTGGTGTGGCACACGATGAGTAAATGTGGGATTTAGGAGAGAGTCCTGCACGGGGGTTTCAGACATGCCTTgaattttctcttttaaataaagAGCCCAACCTCAGCTGCACCTCTTACTGTTCTGATTCTGAGTCAGTCAGTACTAATGAATCACTGCTTGGCCCTCCGTGTGGTGCCTTTTCCTGCCAAACAGCTTGTTGACCAAGTTTCCAAGTGCATTTTTTAGTCAAAGCAGATTGTTTCAGTCATTATTTGCATCTCTGAGTCAGTAGTAAATTTTGGGGTGTCGGATGTTTCCCTTGTAGCCTGCAGAAAATGTTTCAGCAGCCAAATTTCTTGTTACGCAATCATATAatggtttgttttaaaaaaaaaaaaaaaaaaaaaaaaaaaaaaacaacacacacgcactcacacacactaaaacaaataggaaagttattttaaagatttgtggcatttttaaaaagggaaTTTATGTAATCCTATGTAATCCCTCAACATGTATACGATTTTATTCATCACCTTACATTTCCTGAAATTCAGGAAACACCAAAGGCATGTTGTATATTTCATAACAGATATGTAGGTGAGCTTGAAAAGGGAGTTGCGTAGTGCCTTGGTTAAGAAAAATGAAGCTGCGTTGAAACATGCCCTCTCAGATCAGGCCTTATGAAAGCGCTTACAAACAAAGAAAGCTTCCCCAGTTCGTCTTTCCGCCTGGCTGATCTCTGACCTCTGGAATCCTCCGCAGTGGTGCTAATCGGAGACTCTGGAGTCGGGAAGAGCAATCTGCTGTCCCGCTTCACGCGCAACGAGTTCAACCTGGAGAGCAAGAGCACCATCGGTGTGGAGTTCGCCACTCGCAGCATTCATGTAGAGGGCAAGACGATCAAAGCCCAGATCTGGGACACTGCAGGCCAGGAGCGATACCGTGCCATCACCTCAGCGTGAGTGTTAAACCTTTACCCCTCTCTGCTCCTACATACAccagtgtgtgctgtgtttttgcAATCAGTTATTCATCCAGTTTGGTTACAAAATCATTTAATTGCTGTTCtgttatttcagcatttttagtCAAGTCTTTACTTGCCATTTTATGTCATACATCTTTTCTAGTTGAacttttcaaatgaaaaagagGCTGAAATTTAGTCATCTGCATTGtgtattaaacactaaacaaaaaTTAGtctcaaacaaataaaagaataacaAAACCACCACATACAGTTAACTAGAAATCGACAGCTGATTGTTTAATGCACCAGAGTCGTCTATATTAACTTTACTGAAGCTCTCCGGTATCTCAAGCagttgaattctgcattctgattggtcagaaggtgttgatgaatttgtCTATAACTGCAACTTGGACAGTAGATGTGCAGGTGtatgttaatgtgctcattctgtGTATGGTAtattaacagctcattcacaggcacGTGCATGGTGGACCATCctcataaacaaatgaaaaaaagagtgtaaatgttgaaatggtgacattttctgtgaggagaaatgtgtttgtataacatttatggaaggagtcttcagtgtcagggctttgtaacaatcaggggtaaagctgtaactttaataaattaaaaattgtactcattgctgtggtataagaggaataaaacacttcaggatgtgctgttaaaggaatgttttattgcttatttaATTGAGCAAGCCACAATTATAACCATAAGAGACAGTGTGATGAACCGTACAGCACTAGTGACTAGGTATTTTTGGAGCAGGACTGTGATCCAAATTTAGCATTTGCACAATGGCATGATAAAGAATACCACACTAACTGGTATCATTAGCCTTCTTTCATTGTTTCCttgaattgtattgaattggctgtagttttttttccccccatttcgTCATGGTAACCAGCAGTGCTAGTTTGAATACATCGTTGGCCTCATTTGTTTGTTGAGCTACACTTAGGGCTGCACTATAATGGCTAAAACGATAGTAACAATTCTTCCTGTTTTGGGCAAAATAAcctcattattttaaatcaacagaaaaGCACTGTTGTCCCTTTCTTCTACACTGTATTCATTCCACTACAATTCAGATGTTCTTTAGTCACTGAGTTTTATTTTTGCgtaaatgaaaaatacaaacacaggcTGTGAATTAATAAAAAGACGGACTGCGATGAgctctgatgtgtttgtgtttgcagatACTACCGCGGCGCTGTCGGTGCTCTTCTGGTGTACGACATCGCTAAGCACTTGACGTATGAAAACGCGGAGCGTTGGCTGAAGGAGCTGCAGGACCACGCCGACAGCAACATCGTCATCATGCTGGTGGGAAACAAGAGCGACCTGCGTCACCTACGAGCCGTGCCTACGGACGAGGCCAAGGCGTTCGCAGGTCAGCTCACACACTGTCTACTCAGAGTGAAGAGTCTTGTTTAAATTCTGCAGACACCTAATGCAGTAATGGTTTATGGAACCGAAGCTGATGTAAGATGTGTGGAAGTGGTTTCTTACCTCAGCCGGTGTTTTACATGGTGTGCTTCACTTGGCTGGCTCACTACGCCGGACACTGCATCACTCAAGCCTTGTTTCATAGGTTCAGCTTTCTGTGTTTGGTGTTGATTAGTtgcttatttattcatattagtTTGTATCAGCAGGAAATTCACCATATCTGTACAGTAGTGCTGGAGAGAAGCCTATACCTGTATATAGTTATATCACTGTATTGTTATTGttctttctcatttcttaaTGGAAAAGGAAATGGCCATGACCAGATAAtaagtgtacaaaaaaaaaaagaaaaaaaaaaaaagaagagtcaGACAACAACGCAACAgtttcatatatttaatatccTAACTGAAGGTCAGTGTAAATTACTCCAGACCAATTATTTTCTAGCCAtctcttcatcttcattttgTTGGTGGTGTTAATTTGAGAGAACAACAGCTTTGTGTAAATACCTTTTGATCACAGCGGCCGCATGCTGAAAGCATAAAGGAGCATTAAAGCAGTTAAAATGGCTGTTTTCTGCGATTTGCcacatacacacgcatgcacacacacacacgcgcgcgcacacacgcacatacacacatgccgCGATTTTATATCCATCAGCTCAACGTTTTAAGGCAGATACCTCACTTGTGCTTGTAGGTGTTCTGGATCATgatttaaaaaggttttttttttttttttttaattaaaaacaaaacaaacacacatttcttttaGTATCTCAGTTTAGTCGGTGTTGCGTCCATCACCCGGTGATAACTTAATGACTTCAGTCTGCTGTGTGATTTCTGTCTTTTAGAGAAACACGGGCTTTCCTTCCTCGAAACTTCTGCTTTGGACTCCTCTAATGTAGAGCTCGCCTTTCAGACCATTCTCACAGGTAAGCCCGATCATACCAGACATCAACCATACAAGACGTAAGGGCAAGGGGGCACAGCTCCAGGTCAGGGGCAGTGGACTCCTGCGTCCACTTCCTGTCTCAGAGCTtaagctgctttcacacttattgttttttttaaacagaaatagcACTGTCCAGAGCACTTTGTGatgatatgtaaaaaaaaaaaaaaaaaaaaaaagcagcccgTGATATGCCAACTGTTGtagtatcagctaactaactagcctaggTTGCTGTGTAGATTGGATGTATTAGTATCAGTAATGCCGATTGCTGTAACTCTGGGGATGAGGAGGCTGTTTGCTTTTGCTGTAgttttggaggcagaaaatcgAGAATTTGAGCTGCATGTGTGACTCGACTGTATGCAGCCAGAGTTAAAGTGACACGTCACTTCATATACTGGTGATTGTCCCAAAAATAGACACGTTGCTCTTTTTTAGGTACAATGCAAAGTCGGAGTATTGTCAATGAAATATATTCGATTCAGCATGTCATAAATCTCATCATATTCACTCATTAACAAGGCATTTTTTTCACTAgcatgttgtttcttttttcctcacttgCCCCCAGCTCATGTCCTGATTGCTAGGGTCACATGTAAGATGTGCAAGGAAAAAAATGCCacgtgtgaaagcagccttagTTTACCAGATAATTACCAGCAGtgataattagctgattagtcaCTCAGTCAGTTAGTCACTCAGGCTGGTTAGAGGACCTTTCTGTCCTTtaaccaaaatgtttttttttttttaaataatgaaacgCATATAATTTCATGGTGGCTTAACAAATCCTGTCACCTGCTGGACTACACACATCATGATGCATTCTGGCCTTTTTTCAGAAGTATTTTTGCTAGTTAGATAGTAGCGCTATAGCAGCAGTAGTACTATTTCGTACTAGTTAGAAGATATAATAGTATTTTTACTAGTTAGATAATAGGTGGATTAAAATGAGAATGTTCTTTAGTCACTTTGagatttattttagttaaatGGCAGATGCAAGTACAATCAGACAAgtacaaattcatttttaaaattttaccaGACCATGTTGGCCTTGCAGGACAGTTGTTGTTCACCCCTGATCCTGGAGTTAGATTTTAGTTCTGCCATTAGGTGGCAGCAGATTCCAAGCCACAGACTTGAACTGAACCTTTTTTCAGGTCAAATAAGCATTTGCTCTATTATAAGGTTATctaattttgaaaatgtgtttttgtgtttgttttgtgaatgGAAGCTCTTTCTTAATCTATCCACTGAAGTAATTTATTTTCCCATCTGTCATGGCGTTACAGTGTAATTTATCTGCTCATCTTTCTTTCAGCAATCTACCGCATCGTATCTCAGAGGCAAATTTCCGGACGTGGTGACACCGACTTCTCCCCCAACTCGAAAGTCGTGCCCATCACGGTGCAGCCCACACAGAGCTCGGGCAAGCAAAGCGCCTGCTGCCAGAACAACTAAGCAGCCGCCATAGCACAATGGGATTATGGGTAAAAACCGACATAAGGCTGGCCAAGGGGGGTTGCAAAGTTTGTTTGTCAAGCACATTAAGACCCCCCCTTTCCCCTTAATAACACATGCAGTAGGCTTTATCGGCTAAGCCCTAATTCAACAAGTTAAGCTTTAACATAGGGACCGAAATGAAACGAAagaattgttatttttttctccacagactgatttaaaattctttatattttttacactaATTAGACACAGCACTAGGAGACTATTTATGTCTATGCACGTTTTGCTGGAGTA
This window contains:
- the rab11al gene encoding RAB11a, member RAS oncogene family, like — its product is MTGREEEYDYLFKVVLIGDSGVGKSNLLSRFTRNEFNLESKSTIGVEFATRSIHVEGKTIKAQIWDTAGQERYRAITSAYYRGAVGALLVYDIAKHLTYENAERWLKELQDHADSNIVIMLVGNKSDLRHLRAVPTDEAKAFAEKHGLSFLETSALDSSNVELAFQTILTAIYRIVSQRQISGRGDTDFSPNSKVVPITVQPTQSSGKQSACCQNN